AGTAAGGGCTGTAACAATCACTAAAAAATCAGATAATTCTTCTGTGTTTACATCAGACGCTGGATTTAGGATTCCTTTAAATAAAAACTTTTTCCAGACGAAGATCCTTGATAAAAGTAAGAAGCCGGAACTTATGGATGCGGCTAACTTTACCAGATACTTTAAAGGAATCAGACTTTCTGTAGAAGAAACAGATGGCTATCTTTTCGAGTTTTCTCCGGATAATATGGAAATAGTAATGTACTATACCAATGAGAAAAATGACAATGGTACTATAACAAGACCACAGACTACTTTTAAGTTACTGGTAAGTGGAGGACGTTATGGTCAGTACGAGTACAATAGACTTGGTTCTGCATGGAAAGATGCATCTGATGCTATCAACACAACGGATGGTGATCCTAAACTTTATTTACAAGGAATGGGTGGTCCTTCAGTAGGAATTAAGATTCCTGATGAAACAATCAGTAAACTTAAGACATTATATAATAAAGATAAAGCCGCTATTGTAAGCGCTAAGATCAGAATCTATACAGATGATTCATCTTGGAAAAATAATTATAGGAAAAAGGCAGATAATTTTACCATTCTTCCTGTGATTAAAGGTTCAGATCAATTACTTACGTCTTCAGGATTTATTTCAGATCTTTCTGCAGGTTTTGTTTGGTTAAAATCAAATGATTTAGACAAAAATCCTTCTTCTTATGATTTTACAGTTACAAAAACAGTAAAAGATATTGTAGAGGGGGCTGAAGCCAATAAAATATTACTTATTAATATGGGTAAATTTTTAACGAGTGATACACAAAAATATGTTGGGTATAAAAATACAACCAGAGCATTTGCTACAGAAAGAGGCGTTTATGTTGGGACGAATAAAAATAATCCTAATAGAATTCAGTTAAAAATCACTTACGGGACTAAAAAATAATACAGATAAAAAAATAAACAAACACTAGACAAAATAAAAATATGTGCGGAATTGTAGGATATACAGGATTTCAGGATGCGTATGACATTGTGATCAACGGTCTTAGAAGATTAGAATATAGGGGGTATGACAGTGCAGGAATTGTTTTGGAAGGCTCAAATAATAAATTTGAAGTAGAAAAAACAAAGGGAAAAGTAGATGATTTAGTCAATATTTCAGCACAGTTGAAAGGAACGGCCAAAATTGGAATGGGGCACACCAGATGGGCTACCCATGGTGTTCCAAGTGACAGAAACTCACACCCGCATTTATCAAATAATGGGAAAATTGCGGTAGTACATAATGGTATCATAGAAAACTATGATACTATTAAAACAATGCTTTCAGAAAAAGGATTTACTTTTAAATCTGAAACGGATACAGAAATACTCGTGAACCTTATTCAGTATTTCATGGATCTGAAGCCGGAAACGGATTTCCCAACTGCTGTAAGATTTGCTTTAAATGAAGTTTATGGAGCTTATGCTATCACTGTACTTCATGAAGATTATCCAGGTTTGTTGGTTGTAGCAAGATTAGGTTCTCCATTGGCTATCGGAATTGGTGAAAAAGAATATTTTATTGCTTCTGATGCCTCTCCTTTTGTAGAATTTACAAAAGAAGCGATCTACCTTGAAGAAGGACATATGGCTACTATTTCATTGGAAAATGGAGTAGATATCAGAACCATTAATGAGAACTCTAGGATTGAGCCTGAAATTCAGGAACTTAAATTAAGCTTAGAGCAAATTGAAAAGGGAGGTTATGAGCATTTTATGCTTAAAGAAATCTTTGAACAGCCAAAGTCTATCCATGACACTATGAGAGGAAGACTTCTTGTAGACGAAGGTATTATCAAAATGGCGGGGATCTGGGATCATGTTGAAAAATTCAAAAATGCAAACAGGATTATTATTATTGCTTGTGGTACTTCATGGCATGCGGGACTTATCGGAGAATATCTTATTGAAGAGTATGCAAGAATTCCTGTAGAGGTAGAATATGCATCAGAATTCAGATATAGAAATCCTATTATTACAGATAAAGACGTTGTTATTGCGATCTCTCAGTCGGGAGAAACTGCAGATACAATGGCTGCATTAAAATTAGCAAAAGAAAAAGGAGCATTTATATATGGTATTTGTAATGTAGTGGATTCGTCTATTGCAAGAATTACGGATGCCGGTTCATATACCCATGCCGGTCCTGAAATCGGGGTAGCTTCTACAAAAGCATTTACAGCACAGCTTACCATTCTTTCTTTAATTGCTTTAAAATTAGGAAAACATAATGGTAATTTAGGTAATGCAGAATTCATGAGTTTAATTTCTGAATTGGATGCTCTTCCTAAAAAAATCGAAGAAGTATTAAGTACTACTCACGAGCTGACTCAAACTATAGCAAAAGACTTTATCAATACCACTAATTTCCTTTATTTAGGAAGAGGGTATAACTATCCGGCGGCACTGGAAGGGGCTCTGAAACTGAAAGAAATCTCTTATATTCACGCAGAGGGATATCCTGCCGCTGAAATGAAGCATGGTCCTATCGCCCTTATCGATGAAAACATGCCAATTGTTATCATTGCCCCTAAAAAAGGACATTATGATAAAATTGTGAGTAATGTTCAGGAAATTAAAGCAAGAAAAGGAAAAGTGATTGCTGTAGTGAATAAAGGAGATAAGCAGGTAAGTGCAATGGCAGATTATGTTATTGAAATTCCCGAGACCTCAGAATGCTTCTCGCCGATCGTAGCTTCAGTGCCTTTACAGCTATTGGCTTATTACATTGCAGTATACCGAGGTGCTAATGTAGATCAGCCAAGAAACCTAGCTAAATCGGTAACTGTAGAATAAAATGTAGTTGTAAATAAAATAAATGTAGATTTCTTCCGTTATTTCAAAAAAAATCTTAAAAGTTTCTTAAAAAAATTATATATTTACGGCTTAATTATAAAAATTAACATGAAAAGGATATTTCTTTTATTATTGTCTGCGTCGGTAGCATCAGTATCTTGTTCAGGTGGTGGCAGTTCTTCTGTAGGGAAGCCTGGAACGAAAGGAGAATTGATACCAAGAGAAAAAACGAAATCATTTGTTGCGGAAAGACCATTTGGAATGGTTGCAATTCCTGCAGGTTCATTTGTTGCTGGTCTTGCTGATCAGGATCCAACAAATACTCCTGAAAAAGCTTCATTGAAAACGGTTACCGTTTCTTCTTTCTTCATGGATGAAGCAGAAACTACTAATGCAGAGTACAGGGTATTTATTAATTATGTAAGAGATTCTATTGCTAGAACTCTACTAGCCGAAGCTGCTGGGGAAGGCGGTGAAGAAGGTGGACGTAGAGGGGCAAGCATAGGTGATTATGCATACCTTGCTAAAAAAGAAGAAAATTTAACACCTTATCAAGAATATTTAGAAGGCCAGGGAGGAAGAGAAGATGGAGGTTATGATGCTTCTAAAAGATTAGACTGGAAAATCCCATTACATTGGAGCAGCGGAAAGTATCCGGATGTAGAATATGCGGAAGTTTTAGAGTCTATGTATCTGCCTGCTTCTTCTAGAATCGGAAACGAAAGAATTTTAGACGTTAGTAAATTAAAATACAATTATCAGTGGGGAGATATGGATGCAGCACTTGCTGACAACGAAAGAGGTGCCAATTACCTTAAAAGTTCCAGCATTGCCATCTATCCCGACACTACGGTTTGGATAAATGATTTCCACTTTACTTACAACGAACCATTGTTCGAACAGTATTTCTGGCACAAAGCTTACAAAGATTACCCTGTAGTAGGAGTAACCTGGGATCAGGCAAGAGCTTACTGTAACTTCAGAACTAAACTGAAAACAGACTACAACGAAAGCTTGAAAAGAAAAAAACAAAGACCAATGATATTCCGTCTGCCTACAGAAATCGAGTGGGAATATGCTGCTAAAGGCGGAATGCAAAATGCTACTTACCCTTGGGGTGGTCCATATTTAATGGATGACAGAGGTTGCTACCTTGCCAACTTCAAACCAAAGAGAGGTAACTACATGGAAGACGATAAAAAAGGTACTTACACATATACAGCTCCAGTAAAGAAATTTAAGAAAAATGGATTTGGGTTATTTGATATGGCTGGAAACGTTTCTGAATGGACAGAATCTGCGTATAACAATTCTTCTTACGGGTTCTCATCTACTTTAAATCCTTCTACGAAAGATAAAGTAGATACAAAGAGATCAGTAAGAGGTGGATCTTGGAAAGATATAGGATATGCCCTGATGACAGGTGCTAGAGATTGGGAAAGAAAAGATTCCGCAAGAAGCTATATCGGATTCAGAACTGTACAGGACATTCCTGAAGCAGCAGTGAAGCCAAGAAGAGTTAACAGATAATTAACCGGACAACTATTTTTCAATAACAATTTTATTTAACATTAAAAAAACTAACTTAATATGTTTAAGACTAAAGATGCTTGGATGAATTTCTTTTATTCATTCGGTGCTGCAATTGTAATTCTTGGAGCTTGGCTTAAAATTACTCACATTACCTTGGGACCTATTAATGGTAATATCGCTCTTACTGTGGGACTTATTACAGAGGCTATTATCTTTATCATTTTCGCATTTGACCCTCCTAAATCAGAAGAATCTTATGCTTGGGAAAATGTTTATCCTGAACTATTAGATAAACATGCCAACCCAAATCCTTTACATTCTAATGTGTCATCCAGAAACAATGCACAGCAGTTTGCAGAATTAGAAAATTCTCTTTCCAATAAATTAGATAAAATGCTTCAGGACGCAAAACTAGACGTTCAGTTATTTGACAGACTGAGAACAGGGATCGATAAGTTCTCCAACTCAGTGGACCAAATCAACCAGACTGTTGATGTTTCTGCTTCTACTCATAAATATAATGATCAGCTTAACAAAGCTGCTCAGCATATGGAAAGTATGAATGCTTTATATGCAATGCAGTTGGAAAGCGGTAAAAAACAATCAGAATTTGCCAACAAATATGTAGCAGATATGCAGAAATCTGCCGAGCAGTCTGAAAAATTTAATCAAGAATTACAAGGTTTAACAACTAATCTTAATAGCTTAAACAGAGTTTATGGCGGTATGCTTACTGCTATGAAGTCTTAATTCCTAACCATTTCTAAAATTTAACTATTTAATCAAAAACTAAAAGAAAAGAGAATGGCACAAGGAAAACAGACCCCTCGTCAGAAGATGATCAACCTGATGTATTTGGTGTTCATCGCGATGATGGCCCTAAATATTGATGCTGAGATCATCAGATCATACTACGACTCTACCAGAGCTTTGAATGAAACAAGAACTCTAACAGAGAATAAAAACGAAAAGATTTTCGAAAAAACACTTGAGGCTAAAGCACAGCAGGTTCCGGATACCTACGCTCAGCCTTGGGAAAGCTATAAAGTTTTAAAAGGTAAAATTGATGCTCTTGTAGCTTCTGCTCAGGACATTAAAGTTAATCTTAAAAAGCAGTCGGATTTTCATGATAAAGATCCGAAAACAGGAAAAGATATTGATGTAAGCGAAAATTTTGCTGCATTGAATAACAACGAGGCGACTACAGAATTTTTCTTCAAAGAAGGAGAAGAAAATACACCCTCAAAAGGAGCTTTAGATTTAAAAGCAAAAATTGACGATGTAAGAAATTATATCAATGCTACTTTTGGAAATAATCCTCAGTTGAAAGATTTAGTAGACAGAGCCAACAAATCTTTGATCGCTGAATACCCAAAAGGAAAATCTCCGAATGACAAGACCTGGTTTCAGAATAAATTCTATCACCAGCCGTTAATTGCAGCGATCTCAAATCTTGAGATCATCCAGAATGATGCAAGAAACGTACAGTCTGATGCATTGGCATTATTGCTTCAGGAGAAAGTGGATGCCAATATCAAATTCTCAAGTTACGAGCCTATCGTTTCTGGCCCGGTAGATATCCAGGCAGGAAAACAGGCTGAAGTAAAAGTAATGTTAGGTACTTATTCTACAAGCAACAAGATTAGTATCTCAGGCGTAGGTAGAGTAGAGAACGGAAAAGGGATTACCTCTATTTCAGGTTCTGGTATCGGCGAGCACAAATTGGGAGGAACAATTACTTTAACAGATGCTTCAGGAAAACCTCAAAGTTTCCCATGGACGCATACGTATAATGTAATCGCAGGACCAAGAGAAGTAAAACTTGAAAAAGGATTATTACTTTCTGCTGATAAAATGAATGTAATGTATAGAGGACTTGAGAACCCTGTTTCAGGATCAATCTTAGGTGCTGACAATTCTAAACTTTCATTATCTGCTCCGGGAGCATCAGTAAGAAATACAGGCCCAGGAAAATGGAGCGTGAAGCCTACTTCAGGTAATACAGTCAAACTGACATTATCAGGAATTGACCCTTACGGAAAATCTGTATCACAGGTATTTGAATATAGAATTAAGAACGTACCGCCACCACAAGGTCAGATCAGAGGGCAGAGTATTGTGGCAATGCCTCCAACGTCTATCCAAAATCAGACAGTACAGGCAGCGATTCCTGATTTCGACTTCCCTGTTTCATTTACTGTAACTCAGTTTATGGTAAGAGTACCTGGAAGAGCAGCACTATTAGTTCACGGAAATTCATTAAATGATGCCGCTGGATTAGTGAAAAATCTTAGATCCGGAGATGTAGTTTCTATCTTTGATATTAAAGTTACTGCTCAGGGACTAGATGGCCAGGTGATCAAAAATATTACTCCTATAATCATTAATATTCCATAGGACTAAAATTGTAATTTATTATGAAAAAATATATTAGCACCCTTTTAGTATTAGTTTCGGGATTCGCATTTTCCCAAACTATTCTGAACGCAGCTTCTCCGGAAGAGTTCAGACAGATGAGAGAGGAAAACAAACAAAAAGTTGGTGATACTATTATTGATAAGACAGTAAAGCCTCTTGAATATGGTTTTGTAGAAGATAAAGATATCTTTAAAAGTATGTTTGTCTGGGAGATTATCGACATGAATGATAAGATCAACCAACCTTTCTATTATGACAATCCGGATGGACTTCTTGCTACACCTACAAGATCTCTGTACCAGTTATTATTAGATGCTGCTTTAACAGGAAAGATTGAGCAGGTTTATGATGATGAAAACTTTACGGTGAAACTTTCACCGGAAGGTATTCAGAAAAGACTGGAGAAGGTAATCATCAATGATGCTGCGATTGATATCTTAAACTCTGGAAGACAGTTAACTGAACAGGAGAAAAAAGAATATACCGATGTTTTCAAAACAACTACTGATAAAGTAAAAGTTCTTAAGATCATGGGTATGTGGTTTATCGATAAGAGAGACGGACAAATGAAATACAGACCTCTTGGTATTGCGGCCATGGGACCAGATCCTGCTGTACAGGGAGTTATAGGACCAGACGGTAAGCCGATTGCTGGTAATGACGAGCTTATTGACTTATTCTGGATCTTCTACCCTAATGCAAGAGATGTGTTGGCAAACAACTACGTTTACAACAGAAAAAACTCTTCAGCTGACCTGTCTTTCGATGACATCATTAATGCGAGAAGATTCTCTTCAGTGATTTACAAATCGTCTGCCGGTTTAGGTGACGGTACAATCAAGGACTATATTCCTAAAGATGCTGACGATCAGCTGGAAGAAAGCGAAAGAATCAAGGCGCAGATCCTTAATATGGAGAACGATATGTGGAATTACTAAGATTTCACTTGATATTTATACAAAACCTGAGTACTTTTACTCAGGTTTTTTTTATTATGAAACATATAGACTATATCATCGTAGGTGACGGATATGCAGGATTATTCTTTGCCCATCAGCTTATTAAGAACAACAAATCCTTTGTCATCTATTCAGAAGAACGGAAAAGCGCTTCCCAGGTTTCTGCAGGAATCATCAATCCTGTTGTTCTTAAGAAATTCACCACATTTTGGAAAGCACAGGAGCAGATTGACTTTTTAAAAGTTACCTTGAATGAAATTGAATCCTATACCGGAACAAATTACATGATAGAGGCACCCATCCACAGAATCTTTCATGATGAGAATGAACAAAATCTTTGGCTTAAAAAATCCGGAAACGAAGAGCTTTCCAACTTTCTTGATGCAAAATTCGATCATTTAGAGGTAGTAAAAAACGATTTTAATACAGGAAAGGTCAATCAGTCTGCCAGATTACAAGTAAGTGGATTTTTCACAGATCTATTTGGTTTTCTTGAAAAAAATACACTTTTAATTAAAGAAAAATTCGATTATGAAAAATTAGAAGCTTCTTCAGGTACTTATAAAGATCTTCAGTTTAAAAATATTGTATTCTGCGAAGGAATGGGTGTAAAAGAAAATCCATTCTTTTCAGAGATTGCTGTGGTTCCCAACAAGGGGCATCATATTAAAGTAAAACTTTCCCAAACAATTCCTGAGAATATTACAATTAAAAAGAAACACTTCTTATTCCCAACCGATAACGGACTTCATTTCTATGGCGGAACCTATGACAGAGAGCAACTCCATCATCACATCGATGAAACTGCAGTTACGCAGCTCATTAACGGACTTTCTGAAATTTATCCGTTCGATTTTGAAGTGGAAGAAGTCAATTTTGGCTTCAGACCGACTGTGAAAGACAGAAGGCCAATCATTGGGAGACACGAAACTTTTGAGAACCTATATGTCTTCAATGGCCTTGGGGCAAGAGGGATTTTAAATGGCTGTTATTTCGCACGCGATCTGTATCACTTTATTGAAGAAAATATTCCGCTGCATCAGGAAGTGGCTGTTCAAAGGTTTAAGTAATTCAAAATAATCAAGATAAAATAGAAATTCATATATTCAGAAAAGAAAATTTAAGCGATGAATGAAAATGTATTAGGTATAATAGCCGGTGTTCTGACTTCAATATCCATGATTCCTCAACTGATAAAAGTAATCAAAGAAAAGAATGTAGAAGATATTTCCCTCGTCATGCTTCTGGTGCTTATTTCCGGACTTTCTTTATGGGTCTGGTATGGCTTTATGAAAGATGAGCTCCCTATTATTTTGTCTAATGCATTTGCAGTTTTGGTTAATTTAAGCCTTCTGACTTGTTATATGATGTACAGGAAATCTTAAAAAATCCATACAAAAAGAGACGCTTTACCAATCGTAAAGCGTCTCTTTTGTATTGTAAAATATAGATTCTCTTAGGGCTGAAGAACAAATTTAGCCAAAGGAGCCATTCTTGCTTTGTTTAATGTCAGTGTATTACCGTTTACAGAATAATTATCTGCAGCAAGCACTGCTTTTGTAAATAGCTGTTCAGTTTCAAGATCCTCGCAGGCCATCATTGTAGACATTCCCTGGTTAAATTTAATTCTCATAATTTCAGGTTTGATCTCAAAAGTTCCTCCAAATCCGTTGCATCCTGCATGACCTTCATATCTCATCCCTTCCGTATTGAGCTTGAAGTAAGGATTGTTTTTTGGATTTTTAAGCTGGATTGGCTGCCCGTTCAGCTCCGTCAGTTTCCATGTTTTTCCTGTAATATCTGTTGACTTTTGTGCTGTAGCCGGTGTTTTACACGCCGTAAGCAATACAAGGAAAAAAAACGCAGATAAATAATAATATAAGTTTTTCATAGTTTTTATTTGGTGTTTAATTCATATCGTTAAGCTTACCTAAATTAATAAGAAGCCATCTTTGCAGAACCGGATCCCTTTGGGTCACTCTTGGCATGGAACAGAACCATATCTACATTTTTTTTCAATAAAGTAATGTTTCCCTTAATATTAGAATACTGGTATTCTTCGTTGCTTGCAGTATATTCAGGAAGAGCATCGCTTTTTTTCAGGTCATAAGTTTTACCTTCGAGATGGATGGTGGCTGTATTTTTTGTATGGTTGATGGTAACCTCAATTTTTTCCCCGTAACTGTCAGTAAAAACATCCTTAGAGGTCTCATCTTTGTTTTCGGGAACAGCTTCAGTAATTGTTTCAGCCTCTTTACCCGGATGCTTACACGCTGTTGAGGAAAGGACTGCCAGCCCTATGAGAACTGATGTAACTAATTTTTTCATAATGATAGGTGATTTGGAAGTGTGTCATGAAATTTCGATATTAATACTATATAAATTTACAAATATTTTTAATAAATATATGTTAATTTTACATAAATTAATCTGATGTTTCTATTTTAAAATCTTTACAGATTTATTGCATTATTTTTATAGATTATAAAAAATGAATGGGATACAATAAAGATTTATTGGTTTACTGCTTTGAACAGACAGTGTTAAGAATAAGAAAATACAGTTTTTTCCATGGGTACATTTGTTGTTTTAAATTTGGTGCAAAAGTATTGAAATTATATGACGCTGATACACAGTTAAAAATGATTTAAATCATGCCGATGTGAATTTCCGAAGCGCTTCTTTAGTTTGTTTAAATTGAGTTCATTCAGACCCTTCCTGCTGAAACATCGGATACTGCTGTAAAAAGCAATGCGTGATTCTTTTTTCTTTCCGCTTTTTTGCATATAAATATTAAAATTACCTGGGTTTTTAGTGTCCGCTCTGTTAAAAAATTAACATTACATTCATGCTTCAGGTTAGTATAATTAATAAAAATGGTCATCCAACAACTGTATGGCTCCGTATGAATTATTCAGCTTATTTAAAGAAGAGTTAAATTTTGTTAATCTGCTATGACCGTATGCTTTTCTAAGTGTACATTTGCCACTTCAAAATGAGAAACCTAATTATATATTTTTTGACAGTCCTTTTTCTGCTTTTCGTAGTAGAAAGCAGGCTACATGTTAAAATACTTAATACTGACTATTCAGGTCTTGTTTCTCACAATCTACCCAAAAAAGCCAACCGCCTGAACCAGACTTTTGAAAAAATTTCGGTACAGCAGATGGCAGACAACATCGAGAATTCTACCTTAGAACTTACTGAAGATGACTTTCAGTTGTCTGATGCCATCCAGTTTATTGCAGTATTTGCAGGTGTATTCAGCCTTGTCTATATTTTTGGGCTTCGTTCCTTCAAAAGCAAGAAACCAGGTGTTAATGGTTTTCTTTCGCTTTATTCCAATGTTAAAACATTCATTCTGATCCGTTCTATCAGAATTTAAAATTTCATTTTCCGTGATCTGTTTTCTGCCCCAATTTCGGGCGGGAGATCTACTGCGTTGCAAATGTCGGTAATCATTACGGCGCGGGATTCCTATTACCGTTTATTTCCATTCAAAACATTAACGATTTATATTAAACTCTAGAATTATGATCAAAAGAGTTGCCTCAGGCATTGCGCTAAGCGTCCTTTTCTTGGCTGTTAGCTGCAATAAGAAAAAAGAAGAAAAAGAAGAAGCTACGGTT
The Chryseobacterium sp. W4I1 DNA segment above includes these coding regions:
- the gldK gene encoding gliding motility lipoprotein GldK; its protein translation is MKRIFLLLLSASVASVSCSGGGSSSVGKPGTKGELIPREKTKSFVAERPFGMVAIPAGSFVAGLADQDPTNTPEKASLKTVTVSSFFMDEAETTNAEYRVFINYVRDSIARTLLAEAAGEGGEEGGRRGASIGDYAYLAKKEENLTPYQEYLEGQGGREDGGYDASKRLDWKIPLHWSSGKYPDVEYAEVLESMYLPASSRIGNERILDVSKLKYNYQWGDMDAALADNERGANYLKSSSIAIYPDTTVWINDFHFTYNEPLFEQYFWHKAYKDYPVVGVTWDQARAYCNFRTKLKTDYNESLKRKKQRPMIFRLPTEIEWEYAAKGGMQNATYPWGGPYLMDDRGCYLANFKPKRGNYMEDDKKGTYTYTAPVKKFKKNGFGLFDMAGNVSEWTESAYNNSSYGFSSTLNPSTKDKVDTKRSVRGGSWKDIGYALMTGARDWERKDSARSYIGFRTVQDIPEAAVKPRRVNR
- a CDS encoding META domain-containing protein produces the protein MKNLYYYLSAFFFLVLLTACKTPATAQKSTDITGKTWKLTELNGQPIQLKNPKNNPYFKLNTEGMRYEGHAGCNGFGGTFEIKPEIMRIKFNQGMSTMMACEDLETEQLFTKAVLAADNYSVNGNTLTLNKARMAPLAKFVLQP
- the glmS gene encoding glutamine--fructose-6-phosphate transaminase (isomerizing); translated protein: MCGIVGYTGFQDAYDIVINGLRRLEYRGYDSAGIVLEGSNNKFEVEKTKGKVDDLVNISAQLKGTAKIGMGHTRWATHGVPSDRNSHPHLSNNGKIAVVHNGIIENYDTIKTMLSEKGFTFKSETDTEILVNLIQYFMDLKPETDFPTAVRFALNEVYGAYAITVLHEDYPGLLVVARLGSPLAIGIGEKEYFIASDASPFVEFTKEAIYLEEGHMATISLENGVDIRTINENSRIEPEIQELKLSLEQIEKGGYEHFMLKEIFEQPKSIHDTMRGRLLVDEGIIKMAGIWDHVEKFKNANRIIIIACGTSWHAGLIGEYLIEEYARIPVEVEYASEFRYRNPIITDKDVVIAISQSGETADTMAALKLAKEKGAFIYGICNVVDSSIARITDAGSYTHAGPEIGVASTKAFTAQLTILSLIALKLGKHNGNLGNAEFMSLISELDALPKKIEEVLSTTHELTQTIAKDFINTTNFLYLGRGYNYPAALEGALKLKEISYIHAEGYPAAEMKHGPIALIDENMPIVIIAPKKGHYDKIVSNVQEIKARKGKVIAVVNKGDKQVSAMADYVIEIPETSECFSPIVASVPLQLLAYYIAVYRGANVDQPRNLAKSVTVE
- a CDS encoding GldM family protein encodes the protein MAQGKQTPRQKMINLMYLVFIAMMALNIDAEIIRSYYDSTRALNETRTLTENKNEKIFEKTLEAKAQQVPDTYAQPWESYKVLKGKIDALVASAQDIKVNLKKQSDFHDKDPKTGKDIDVSENFAALNNNEATTEFFFKEGEENTPSKGALDLKAKIDDVRNYINATFGNNPQLKDLVDRANKSLIAEYPKGKSPNDKTWFQNKFYHQPLIAAISNLEIIQNDARNVQSDALALLLQEKVDANIKFSSYEPIVSGPVDIQAGKQAEVKVMLGTYSTSNKISISGVGRVENGKGITSISGSGIGEHKLGGTITLTDASGKPQSFPWTHTYNVIAGPREVKLEKGLLLSADKMNVMYRGLENPVSGSILGADNSKLSLSAPGASVRNTGPGKWSVKPTSGNTVKLTLSGIDPYGKSVSQVFEYRIKNVPPPQGQIRGQSIVAMPPTSIQNQTVQAAIPDFDFPVSFTVTQFMVRVPGRAALLVHGNSLNDAAGLVKNLRSGDVVSIFDIKVTAQGLDGQVIKNITPIIINIP
- the gldL gene encoding gliding motility protein GldL, with the protein product MFKTKDAWMNFFYSFGAAIVILGAWLKITHITLGPINGNIALTVGLITEAIIFIIFAFDPPKSEESYAWENVYPELLDKHANPNPLHSNVSSRNNAQQFAELENSLSNKLDKMLQDAKLDVQLFDRLRTGIDKFSNSVDQINQTVDVSASTHKYNDQLNKAAQHMESMNALYAMQLESGKKQSEFANKYVADMQKSAEQSEKFNQELQGLTTNLNSLNRVYGGMLTAMKS
- a CDS encoding SemiSWEET transporter; the encoded protein is MNENVLGIIAGVLTSISMIPQLIKVIKEKNVEDISLVMLLVLISGLSLWVWYGFMKDELPIILSNAFAVLVNLSLLTCYMMYRKS
- the gldN gene encoding gliding motility protein GldN — its product is MKKYISTLLVLVSGFAFSQTILNAASPEEFRQMREENKQKVGDTIIDKTVKPLEYGFVEDKDIFKSMFVWEIIDMNDKINQPFYYDNPDGLLATPTRSLYQLLLDAALTGKIEQVYDDENFTVKLSPEGIQKRLEKVIINDAAIDILNSGRQLTEQEKKEYTDVFKTTTDKVKVLKIMGMWFIDKRDGQMKYRPLGIAAMGPDPAVQGVIGPDGKPIAGNDELIDLFWIFYPNARDVLANNYVYNRKNSSADLSFDDIINARRFSSVIYKSSAGLGDGTIKDYIPKDADDQLEESERIKAQILNMENDMWNY
- a CDS encoding FAD-binding oxidoreductase; translation: MKHIDYIIVGDGYAGLFFAHQLIKNNKSFVIYSEERKSASQVSAGIINPVVLKKFTTFWKAQEQIDFLKVTLNEIESYTGTNYMIEAPIHRIFHDENEQNLWLKKSGNEELSNFLDAKFDHLEVVKNDFNTGKVNQSARLQVSGFFTDLFGFLEKNTLLIKEKFDYEKLEASSGTYKDLQFKNIVFCEGMGVKENPFFSEIAVVPNKGHHIKVKLSQTIPENITIKKKHFLFPTDNGLHFYGGTYDREQLHHHIDETAVTQLINGLSEIYPFDFEVEEVNFGFRPTVKDRRPIIGRHETFENLYVFNGLGARGILNGCYFARDLYHFIEENIPLHQEVAVQRFK
- a CDS encoding DUF4270 family protein, yielding MTHTVKRTLAMLFVAVFGSALLYNCEPEPDSLGEQLFIDGAAEGNVTSYDLIAYNINNHDTIRSDAGKLVSLINSTTGAATYTSVLGAFSEGQFGMQKASLLTQLRMSTDNFDFGTNPKIDSVVLVMRPAAVADSVTAPGAKDENLLIGTETVPVSTDIKTYPVNYQVKYGKTKLGTGGTNTLMHVKVDEVTTFLDGNSDAFKRSNVTVSTGESLGNSVFDGKVRAVTITKKSDNSSVFTSDAGFRIPLNKNFFQTKILDKSKKPELMDAANFTRYFKGIRLSVEETDGYLFEFSPDNMEIVMYYTNEKNDNGTITRPQTTFKLLVSGGRYGQYEYNRLGSAWKDASDAINTTDGDPKLYLQGMGGPSVGIKIPDETISKLKTLYNKDKAAIVSAKIRIYTDDSSWKNNYRKKADNFTILPVIKGSDQLLTSSGFISDLSAGFVWLKSNDLDKNPSSYDFTVTKTVKDIVEGAEANKILLINMGKFLTSDTQKYVGYKNTTRAFATERGVYVGTNKNNPNRIQLKITYGTKK